A DNA window from Turicibacter sp. TJ11 contains the following coding sequences:
- a CDS encoding diacylglycerol kinase family protein: MRKKVLLIINPTSGRGMIKDYLLLIVSQLSAADYEVVVYPTKAKYDAVEKMKEARGYDLVIASGGDGTLNEVITGLIEANATTPIGYIPTGTTNDFAMTLGIPKNIPKALELCIQGKPMSIDIGQFGNRYFTYVAAFGAFTDVAYETPQPRKNMLGGLAYLIEGLLKLPTIQSYKCKITYRDGFLEGDYIFGMISNSDSVAGIKNAFGNHADLSDGLFEVTLIRAPKNLIDIHRILNDFLNTQYDPEYVVTFKTDRMTVESEQDVKWTLDGEDGGIMRSVKIKSLQRRAQILSLKP, from the coding sequence GTGCGTAAGAAGGTATTGTTGATTATTAATCCAACTTCTGGACGTGGAATGATTAAGGATTATTTACTTCTCATCGTCAGTCAATTAAGTGCAGCCGATTACGAAGTCGTTGTTTATCCAACGAAAGCTAAGTATGACGCGGTTGAGAAGATGAAGGAAGCTAGAGGATATGATTTAGTTATTGCCAGTGGTGGAGATGGAACATTAAATGAAGTAATTACTGGGTTGATTGAAGCAAACGCAACAACACCAATTGGTTATATTCCAACAGGCACAACTAACGATTTTGCGATGACGCTCGGGATTCCTAAAAATATTCCCAAGGCTTTAGAGTTATGTATTCAAGGAAAACCAATGTCTATCGATATTGGTCAATTTGGGAATCGATATTTTACTTATGTTGCAGCTTTTGGAGCATTTACAGATGTGGCTTATGAAACACCACAACCAAGAAAAAATATGTTAGGTGGATTAGCTTATTTAATTGAAGGGTTACTAAAGTTACCAACCATTCAATCTTATAAATGTAAAATTACATATCGTGATGGATTTTTAGAAGGTGATTATATTTTTGGAATGATTTCTAATTCAGATTCAGTTGCTGGAATTAAAAATGCATTTGGAAATCACGCGGATTTAAGTGATGGATTATTTGAAGTGACATTAATTCGTGCACCAAAAAATTTAATTGATATCCATCGAATACTCAATGATTTCTTAAATACTCAGTACGATCCAGAATATGTTGTTACTTTCAAAACCGATCGTATGACTGTTGAAAGCGAACAAGATGTGAAGTGGACACTCGACGGTGAAGATGGTGGAATTATGAGGAGTGTCAAAATCAAAAGTCTTCAAAGAAGAGCGCAGATTTTATCTTTAAAGCCGTAA
- a CDS encoding ABC transporter substrate-binding protein produces the protein MKRIGLLVIGLTLLLLGNQSSSCAQSNRPVVTVGYYDYEPYFQLDSKGNVSGIYHDIIQLIAKDLGFSVDYQMISVNDAVERLKNNELDLIIGLHFTKDRQNNLIYSDTSIGSEEVAIYTTSKLGYGDIESLNGAKIALIRNEENSKWIENFLTRKGIEFDSVVYVNTYSEAIQTLLLGQVDATIATVYNHIFSPDQQLYRYSSGSVYIGGSSKNVELMNKISNQLKEYEYLKVNPINEIYNDYLPDSSSTKNNLTIILFGTFSLSLFYCLLHPTLKRKYFRNLIRRQMINGQYLPYYQPIINPMTGAIVGVEALLRFRHHKKGVLSRGH, from the coding sequence ATGAAGAGAATAGGCTTATTAGTCATTGGACTAACGCTTCTTTTATTAGGAAATCAATCCTCAAGTTGTGCACAAAGTAATCGGCCGGTTGTTACAGTAGGATATTATGATTATGAGCCATATTTTCAGTTAGATAGTAAAGGGAATGTATCTGGAATTTATCATGATATTATTCAACTCATTGCCAAAGATTTAGGTTTTTCAGTAGACTATCAAATGATTAGTGTGAATGATGCTGTTGAGCGATTAAAAAATAATGAATTAGATTTAATTATAGGCTTACACTTTACTAAAGATCGACAAAATAACTTAATTTATAGTGATACGAGTATTGGTTCAGAAGAAGTAGCTATTTATACGACCTCTAAGTTAGGTTATGGTGACATAGAATCGTTAAATGGAGCAAAAATTGCTTTAATCAGAAATGAAGAAAACTCAAAATGGATTGAAAATTTTTTAACTCGAAAGGGAATTGAATTTGATTCAGTTGTTTATGTGAATACGTATAGTGAAGCCATTCAAACTCTATTATTAGGACAGGTTGATGCAACTATCGCAACAGTTTATAATCATATTTTTTCGCCTGATCAACAACTTTATCGTTATTCTTCAGGTAGTGTTTACATCGGAGGAAGTTCAAAAAATGTAGAATTAATGAATAAAATTAGCAATCAACTTAAAGAGTACGAGTACTTAAAAGTAAATCCAATTAATGAAATTTATAATGATTATTTACCAGACAGTAGTTCAACTAAAAATAATTTAACTATTATTTTATTTGGTACTTTTAGTTTGTCTTTATTTTATTGTTTATTGCACCCAACTTTAAAACGTAAGTATTTTAGGAATCTAATCCGTCGTCAAATGATTAATGGTCAGTACTTACCTTATTATCAACCAATTATTAATCCAATGACAGGAGCTATTGTAGGGGTTGAAGCGTTATTACGTTTTCGACATCATAAAAAAGGAGTACTAAGTCGAGGCCACTGA
- a CDS encoding IS1182 family transposase has translation MLVKQNALPLSAYAGLYDMVVPKDNLLRRMNEVVDFSFIYDELKEKYCVDNGRNAIDPIRLFKYLLLKVIYELSDVDVVERSRYDLSFKYFLGMAPEEDVIHPSSLTKFRKLRLKDVELLDLLMKKSVEIAIEHDLIKSKAIIVDSTHTQSRYHQKSPKDYLVELSKKLRRQVYEVDETMKELMPDKNPDNNLEEELNDAQSVVEVIERNEIVSNMPAVKSTLNLLKEVIEDDLEHIQSMHDKDARVGHKTADSHYFGYKTHLAMTKERIMVGAIVTTGEKHDGKQLQELVEKSRTAGMKVETIIGDAAYSEKDNLKFTSKEKIQLVSRLSKTVTHGNRKNAEKFEFNKDAQMYVCSAGHMSIKKTSTRPKKHEEEGEGTVESYGFDVEKCQVCPLRDGCYKEGAKTKSYSVSIKSNTHQAQAEFQETDAFKEEAKYRYMIEAKNSELKCRHGYDRATSSGLFGMQLQAATTLFGVNLKRILKLIHEKA, from the coding sequence ATGTTAGTTAAACAAAATGCTTTACCACTTAGCGCATACGCAGGATTATATGATATGGTGGTTCCAAAAGATAATTTATTAAGACGAATGAATGAAGTGGTTGATTTTTCATTTATTTACGATGAGTTAAAAGAAAAATATTGTGTGGATAATGGTCGAAATGCAATTGATCCCATTCGCTTATTTAAATATCTATTATTAAAAGTCATTTATGAACTATCTGATGTAGATGTGGTGGAGCGTTCGCGTTATGATCTGTCATTTAAGTATTTTTTAGGAATGGCACCAGAAGAAGATGTTATTCATCCCAGTTCATTAACGAAGTTTAGAAAGTTACGTTTAAAGGATGTTGAACTATTAGATTTATTAATGAAGAAATCGGTAGAGATTGCGATTGAACATGACTTAATTAAAAGTAAAGCTATTATTGTGGATTCCACCCACACTCAAAGTCGTTACCATCAAAAATCACCTAAGGATTACTTAGTTGAGTTATCTAAAAAGCTTCGTCGTCAGGTTTATGAAGTTGATGAAACAATGAAAGAATTAATGCCTGATAAAAATCCTGATAATAATTTAGAAGAAGAATTAAATGATGCTCAAAGTGTCGTTGAAGTCATTGAAAGAAATGAAATTGTCTCAAATATGCCTGCTGTTAAATCAACACTTAATTTATTAAAAGAAGTCATCGAGGATGATTTAGAACATATCCAATCCATGCACGATAAAGATGCACGCGTGGGACATAAGACAGCGGATAGTCATTATTTTGGATATAAAACACATCTTGCCATGACAAAGGAACGAATCATGGTGGGGGCTATTGTGACAACAGGGGAGAAACATGATGGAAAACAACTACAAGAATTAGTAGAAAAATCAAGAACTGCAGGAATGAAAGTTGAAACAATTATCGGTGATGCAGCCTATTCGGAAAAAGATAATTTAAAGTTTACATCGAAAGAAAAGATACAGTTAGTTTCACGTTTAAGTAAAACAGTCACACATGGCAATCGAAAAAATGCAGAAAAGTTTGAGTTCAACAAAGATGCACAGATGTATGTTTGTTCTGCAGGCCACATGAGCATTAAAAAGACAAGTACACGACCTAAAAAACATGAAGAAGAGGGTGAAGGAACTGTTGAGTCTTATGGGTTTGATGTAGAGAAGTGTCAGGTGTGTCCATTAAGAGATGGGTGTTACAAAGAGGGTGCGAAAACAAAGTCATATTCGGTTTCCATCAAATCCAACACACATCAAGCACAAGCTGAGTTTCAAGAGACGGACGCTTTTAAAGAAGAAGCAAAGTATCGCTATATGATTGAAGCGAAAAATAGTGAGTTAAAGTGTAGACATGGTTACGATCGAGCGACGTCATCAGGTCTTTTTGGTATGCAGCTGCAAGCAGCCACAACATTATTTGGAGTTAATTTAAAAAGAATTCTAAAATTAATCCATGAAAAAGCGTAA
- a CDS encoding EAL domain-containing protein: protein METLIKQLKASNLPRESICLEIIERFGISDINKMKAGISRLKKSGFKVAIDDFGVDYSNLKVLEVLDFDLLKLDKYFVDEMKNSSIVSQMIDFLAQLTANLEKVMIIEGVERQEQKEAIKNYDYSHLYIQGYYYSKPLPIEELENFIVKE from the coding sequence GTGGAGACATTAATTAAACAATTGAAAGCATCAAATCTTCCGAGGGAATCTATCTGTTTAGAAATAATCGAGCGCTTTGGAATTAGTGATATTAATAAAATGAAAGCTGGTATTTCTCGCTTGAAAAAAAGTGGATTTAAGGTGGCAATTGATGATTTTGGGGTGGATTACTCTAACTTAAAAGTTCTTGAAGTTTTAGATTTTGACTTGTTGAAGCTGGATAAGTATTTTGTGGACGAAATGAAAAATTCAAGTATCGTTAGTCAGATGATTGACTTTCTTGCTCAATTAACGGCTAATCTTGAAAAGGTTATGATTATAGAAGGTGTCGAGAGACAGGAGCAAAAAGAAGCGATAAAAAATTATGACTATTCACATCTTTATATTCAAGGTTATTACTACTCCAAACCTTTACCGATTGAGGAATTAGAAAATTTTATAGTTAAAGAATAA
- a CDS encoding B3/4 domain-containing protein codes for MKHITLDEQLKEKVPGYCLAVMSFEMIVKPTSDSLKEEMALLEQRVMKQLTLETLLKEPRIAAARAGYKSLGKDPSRYRLSTEALLRRLIKGNGLYYVNNAVDIGNILSAQTQRSVAVLDEDKIEGDILIRIGKDELYEGIGRGNINIENIPVYCDEVGPFGTPTSDTPRTRITETTKNILVFITSFNGVDGLLQDVKLAKDLFTRFGQMTNFSLEIVE; via the coding sequence ATGAAACATATTACACTTGACGAACAGTTAAAAGAAAAAGTTCCCGGTTATTGTTTAGCGGTCATGTCTTTTGAAATGATTGTAAAACCGACATCGGATTCTTTGAAAGAAGAAATGGCTCTATTAGAACAGCGAGTGATGAAGCAATTAACACTAGAAACTCTATTGAAAGAACCTCGTATTGCAGCAGCTCGTGCAGGATATAAATCATTAGGAAAGGATCCTTCACGTTATCGTTTATCAACAGAGGCGTTACTTCGACGACTAATCAAAGGAAATGGACTTTATTATGTTAATAATGCAGTCGATATTGGAAATATTTTATCAGCACAAACACAACGTAGTGTTGCAGTACTTGATGAAGATAAAATCGAGGGAGATATTTTAATTCGTATTGGTAAAGATGAGCTGTACGAAGGAATCGGTCGAGGTAATATTAATATTGAAAATATACCTGTTTATTGTGATGAAGTAGGTCCATTTGGGACACCTACATCAGATACCCCTCGTACAAGAATTACGGAAACGACAAAAAATATTTTAGTCTTTATTACTTCTTTTAACGGAGTAGATGGATTATTACAGGATGTGAAATTAGCTAAAGACTTATTTACACGATTTGGACAAATGACGAATTTTTCATTGGAAATAGTGGAATAA